One genomic region from Spirulina subsalsa PCC 9445 encodes:
- a CDS encoding NAD(P)/FAD-dependent oxidoreductase, producing the protein MSRVVIVGGGIVGAAIAYELSLVAGLEITLLERAVPASGSTNAALGVLMGAISQKNKGRAWQLRATSIQRYTALLPQLTAELGQPIPHNNQGILMLCFDPTELPRWQKLIEQRGSQGWRLELWDQEQLRDRTPQVKTSRAIAAIYSPQDLQLDPTAVTQAFLTAAQNRGVTCQFGVEVQNFSATAPEGAETRQCHHVQTTIGSLDCEWLVLAAGLGSTALTQALASPVDIRPVLGQALHLELDHPLNDSFQPVITGEDVHIVPVGRSQYWLGATVEFPNHQGELVANPVLLEEVRQRASEFCPDLATAKIIRIWSGQRPRPEGRPAPIIEPLQGYSNVILATGHYRNGVLLAPATALAVRDWVTGEYVNPSVS; encoded by the coding sequence ATGAGTCGAGTGGTTATTGTCGGGGGGGGGATTGTCGGAGCGGCGATCGCCTATGAGTTAAGTTTAGTGGCAGGGTTGGAGATTACCCTGTTGGAGCGCGCTGTTCCGGCATCGGGGTCTACCAACGCCGCCCTCGGCGTACTCATGGGGGCCATTAGCCAGAAAAACAAGGGCAGGGCTTGGCAATTGCGCGCCACCAGTATTCAACGCTATACTGCCCTGCTCCCCCAACTAACCGCAGAACTGGGGCAACCTATCCCCCACAATAATCAGGGAATTTTGATGCTCTGTTTTGACCCCACAGAACTCCCCCGTTGGCAAAAGCTGATTGAACAACGGGGGAGCCAAGGCTGGAGGCTGGAACTGTGGGATCAGGAGCAACTGCGCGATCGCACCCCCCAAGTTAAAACCTCTCGGGCGATCGCCGCCATCTATTCCCCCCAAGACCTACAACTTGACCCCACCGCCGTTACCCAAGCCTTCCTCACCGCCGCCCAAAATCGCGGCGTAACCTGTCAATTTGGGGTTGAAGTTCAAAATTTCTCGGCAACCGCCCCAGAAGGCGCAGAAACCCGCCAATGCCATCACGTTCAAACCACGATAGGATCTCTTGACTGTGAGTGGTTAGTCCTGGCCGCCGGATTAGGTTCAACCGCCCTCACCCAAGCCCTCGCCAGTCCCGTTGATATACGCCCCGTATTAGGACAAGCCCTACATCTGGAGTTAGATCACCCCCTCAATGACTCGTTTCAACCTGTGATCACCGGGGAAGATGTGCATATTGTCCCCGTCGGGCGTTCTCAATACTGGCTGGGGGCAACGGTGGAATTTCCCAATCATCAGGGGGAATTAGTGGCGAATCCGGTTTTATTGGAAGAAGTGCGACAACGGGCGAGTGAATTTTGTCCCGACTTAGCCACCGCCAAAATTATCCGCATTTGGTCGGGTCAGCGCCCCCGTCCCGAAGGTCGCCCAGCGCCCATTATTGAACCGCTTCAAGGGTATAGCAATGTGATTTTAGCAACGGGACATTACCGCAATGGGGTTCTTCTTGCCCCGGCTACAGCCCTAGCGGTCCGGGATTGGGTAACAGGAGAGTATGTTAATCCTAGCGTAAGCTAG
- the psbQ gene encoding photosystem II protein PsbQ produces MKQLRSILALLLVLMTSFLVACGSGVAKAPPTYTPEKVAEIATYLAPVKAARERMPELGKLIEKKEWNDVDSFIHGPLGDLRASTSAVTRALLTKDQPPAADTAKELFAHFERIDEAAQGRAYKLAVDEYKGAVGDFDAFINLIPTQSDS; encoded by the coding sequence ATGAAACAGTTAAGGTCTATTCTGGCTTTGCTTTTGGTCTTAATGACCTCCTTCCTCGTCGCCTGTGGGAGTGGTGTTGCGAAAGCTCCCCCCACCTACACTCCCGAGAAAGTGGCTGAAATTGCCACCTATCTCGCCCCGGTTAAAGCGGCTAGAGAACGGATGCCCGAGTTAGGGAAACTCATTGAAAAAAAAGAATGGAATGACGTTGATTCCTTTATTCACGGTCCCCTCGGCGACTTACGCGCCAGCACCAGCGCCGTCACCCGCGCCCTGTTAACTAAAGATCAACCCCCAGCCGCAGACACGGCGAAAGAATTATTCGCCCACTTTGAACGCATTGATGAAGCCGCCCAAGGTCGCGCCTATAAGTTGGCAGTGGATGAGTATAAAGGGGCTGTGGGGGATTTTGATGCCTTTATTAACTTGATTCCCACTCAGAGTGATTCATGA
- a CDS encoding alpha/beta fold hydrolase: MITKESISVGALDWFYRKVQAERETDKGPVILLHGIPSQSYSWRWLMPALAEQGMDAIAPDWIGHGFSAKPDKRDFAYTPDAYIQALGDLLDALEIQTCSIAVQGFLGSVGLQFALRNRDRLERLMIFNTPLSPSAKLPWKMQQWGIPLVGDMLTQDPLLIDRTLEGGSGFQISDDDLDIYRRPFLQTSSTGRSLVATIKNLQLPQATAEIAEGLKTWTKPTQIIWGMLDPWLDSAMVEPFASQSNVEWVKLPEAKHYPQEHWGEEIEPDLVTFLRRQFV, translated from the coding sequence GTGATAACAAAAGAGTCGATTTCTGTCGGAGCATTAGATTGGTTTTACCGAAAAGTCCAAGCGGAACGAGAAACGGATAAAGGACCCGTGATTCTTCTGCACGGTATCCCCTCCCAAAGCTATAGTTGGCGGTGGCTCATGCCTGCCCTTGCAGAACAGGGGATGGATGCGATCGCACCGGATTGGATTGGTCACGGATTTTCCGCTAAACCTGATAAACGGGATTTTGCCTACACCCCAGATGCTTATATACAAGCTCTGGGCGACCTTCTTGATGCTTTAGAGATTCAAACCTGTTCTATCGCGGTTCAAGGCTTTTTAGGCTCCGTTGGGCTACAATTTGCCTTGCGGAATCGCGATCGCCTAGAACGCCTCATGATCTTTAATACCCCCCTCAGTCCTAGTGCTAAACTGCCCTGGAAAATGCAGCAGTGGGGCATCCCCCTAGTGGGCGATATGTTAACCCAAGATCCCTTACTGATTGACCGCACTTTAGAGGGAGGCAGTGGGTTCCAAATTTCTGATGACGATCTCGACATCTACCGTCGCCCCTTCCTGCAAACCTCCTCCACTGGGCGTTCCCTCGTCGCCACCATCAAAAACCTCCAACTGCCCCAAGCGACGGCCGAAATTGCCGAGGGACTGAAAACCTGGACAAAACCCACCCAAATTATCTGGGGAATGCTCGATCCTTGGCTCGACAGTGCCATGGTCGAACCCTTCGCCAGTCAGTCTAATGTGGAATGGGTAAAACTGCCCGAAGCCAAACACTACCCCCAAGAACACTGGGGAGAAGAAATCGAACCGGATTTAGTAACTTTTTTGCGCCGTCAGTTCGTTTAA